A genomic region of Psychrobacter sp. M13 contains the following coding sequences:
- a CDS encoding NnrS family protein has protein sequence MLHIQLPTSRPTSPHPILNLAFRIFFSAAGLFAVLTMLLWALVFMGKTDIDVTAINPLYWHGHEMLYGYTIAVIAGFLLTAVKTWTGVMMPYGYRLLGIFSCWAVARISWGLVGIGVSSANLWFALAAVGDLAFMVSMAWVIAKAVMAVKQYKQMGIISKLVLLTIGNGLCYWGIYSGDMSYVRVGIYLGLYIIIALVLTIGRRVVPFFIERGISATSTEQVKVKNSKVLDILSLVTFLVFMLADIFYPNKYLITISALSVALVNGIRLLGWYHHGIWRKPLLWSLYLAFVGMCSSFILFALQPWLHFSHSIALHALALSGVGMMTLAMMSRVSLGHTGRSIHQPSKAVSVMFVLMIGVFIFRVLMPLITMDYYIVWLMIAQTSWILCFALFCMTYIPMLSRARPDKLFG, from the coding sequence ATGCTGCACATCCAGTTGCCGACGAGCCGTCCAACGTCACCCCATCCTATTTTAAACCTTGCCTTTCGTATATTTTTTAGTGCCGCAGGGCTATTTGCAGTGTTAACCATGCTGCTCTGGGCATTGGTGTTTATGGGTAAGACGGATATCGATGTCACTGCTATCAACCCGCTGTATTGGCACGGGCATGAGATGTTATATGGCTATACCATAGCAGTGATTGCAGGATTTTTATTGACGGCAGTTAAGACTTGGACAGGGGTCATGATGCCCTATGGCTATCGGCTGCTGGGCATTTTCTCATGCTGGGCAGTCGCTCGGATAAGCTGGGGGCTAGTGGGAATAGGCGTGAGTAGCGCCAATCTTTGGTTCGCACTGGCGGCAGTAGGGGACTTGGCTTTTATGGTATCGATGGCTTGGGTCATCGCCAAAGCGGTAATGGCGGTCAAGCAATATAAACAGATGGGTATTATCTCTAAGCTAGTACTATTAACGATCGGTAATGGTCTATGCTATTGGGGTATTTATAGTGGTGACATGAGCTATGTGCGAGTCGGTATTTATCTTGGTTTATATATCATTATCGCGCTAGTGCTCACTATTGGTCGCCGAGTCGTGCCGTTCTTTATCGAGCGTGGTATCAGCGCGACGAGTACCGAACAAGTCAAAGTCAAAAACAGTAAAGTCCTCGATATCTTAAGCTTAGTTACTTTTTTAGTGTTTATGCTTGCTGATATTTTTTATCCTAATAAATACTTAATCACCATCAGTGCACTGAGTGTAGCCTTGGTTAATGGCATTCGTTTGCTGGGCTGGTATCATCATGGTATCTGGCGAAAACCGTTGTTATGGTCATTGTATCTAGCTTTTGTAGGCATGTGCAGCAGCTTTATTTTATTTGCGCTGCAGCCTTGGTTGCACTTTAGCCATAGTATAGCGCTGCATGCTTTAGCGCTATCAGGCGTTGGCATGATGACTTTGGCAATGATGTCGCGCGTCTCTTTAGGGCATACGGGTCGCAGTATTCATCAGCCATCAAAGGCGGTGTCAGTGATGTTTGTATTAATGATTGGCGTCTTTATCTTTCGAGTGCTTATGCCGCTTATCACGATGGACTACTATATCGTTTGGCTAATGATAGCGCAGACTTCATGGATACTCTGCTTTGCTTTATTCTGTATGACTTATATTCCGATGTTATCTAGGGCGCGTCCTGATAAGTTATTTGGTTAA
- a CDS encoding flavin monoamine oxidase family protein has protein sequence MIDPLQAPTRRQLLAMIGKTAGATAMYQAMTTLGFASESSFKQQMELKGAPAGSSIVILGAGLAGLTAAYELRKAGYKVTVLEYQNRGGGRSWTLNSGDKYTELGGAEVSCDFQKGNYFNGGPWRLPIHHYAVFHYCKKFNVALQPFIQTNDRAYLHRTNHFNGAPQRLGEVQNDVRGYVSELLSKAVNKGSLDSTVNKEDKEKLLEGLKGWGVLDNNYRYVKSHATSKHRGYSVYPGGGLMPDAKPSTPIPMDKLLASGMWANLYNDYTVHVHQPTMFQPVGGMGKIGDAFTRECRDMITFNAKVTKIKQDDSGVSVDYVDANDVDGTAKTVRADWCICTIPLSILTQMDINVSEPMKQAMAAVPYDSSYKVGLEFKRRFWEEDEWIYGGISYTDLPITQISYPSQDMFKTGSGVLLGAYGFGEASYKFNSLTPKQRIDVALQYGKQIHPQYPKEFRSGTSVAWHRIPWVLGCYGIWSESSRDQYYDTLCAIDHRIVLAGEHCSHIPAWQEGAILSGMDAATRLHQRAKSLG, from the coding sequence ATGATTGACCCACTTCAAGCACCAACGCGTAGACAACTATTAGCGATGATTGGCAAAACCGCTGGCGCAACGGCGATGTATCAGGCGATGACCACTTTGGGTTTCGCCTCCGAGTCTAGCTTTAAGCAGCAGATGGAGCTAAAGGGCGCGCCTGCTGGCTCTAGTATCGTTATTTTGGGTGCTGGTTTAGCGGGTCTTACAGCAGCTTACGAGCTACGTAAAGCAGGCTATAAAGTCACTGTACTTGAGTACCAAAATCGCGGTGGCGGTCGCAGTTGGACGCTTAATAGCGGAGATAAATACACTGAATTGGGCGGCGCGGAGGTCAGTTGCGACTTTCAAAAAGGCAACTATTTTAATGGCGGTCCGTGGCGCTTGCCGATTCATCATTATGCTGTCTTTCATTATTGTAAAAAGTTCAACGTTGCGCTGCAGCCCTTTATCCAAACTAATGATCGCGCCTACCTACATCGCACCAATCATTTTAATGGCGCACCGCAGCGCTTAGGCGAAGTACAAAACGATGTGCGCGGTTATGTCTCAGAGCTATTATCTAAAGCGGTTAATAAAGGCAGTCTTGATAGCACAGTAAACAAAGAGGACAAGGAAAAGCTGCTAGAAGGTCTAAAAGGCTGGGGCGTCCTTGATAATAATTATCGCTATGTCAAAAGCCACGCAACCAGCAAGCATCGCGGCTACAGTGTCTATCCAGGTGGCGGTCTTATGCCCGATGCCAAGCCCTCAACGCCTATTCCAATGGATAAACTACTAGCGTCAGGAATGTGGGCTAATTTGTATAACGACTATACTGTCCATGTCCATCAGCCAACGATGTTTCAGCCCGTCGGTGGCATGGGTAAAATCGGCGATGCGTTCACTCGTGAATGCCGCGACATGATTACCTTCAACGCCAAAGTCACCAAAATTAAGCAAGATGATAGCGGTGTCAGCGTTGATTATGTTGATGCTAATGACGTTGATGGCACTGCCAAAACCGTACGCGCTGACTGGTGTATCTGTACTATTCCGTTATCAATATTGACGCAAATGGACATTAATGTCTCAGAGCCTATGAAGCAGGCCATGGCAGCCGTCCCTTACGATAGCTCTTATAAAGTCGGCTTAGAGTTTAAGCGCCGCTTTTGGGAAGAAGATGAATGGATATATGGCGGGATTAGCTATACCGACTTGCCTATTACCCAAATATCTTATCCTTCACAAGATATGTTCAAGACAGGCTCAGGGGTATTACTCGGTGCCTATGGTTTTGGGGAAGCCTCTTATAAATTTAATAGTTTAACGCCTAAGCAGCGTATCGATGTCGCTTTGCAATACGGCAAACAAATCCATCCCCAGTATCCCAAAGAGTTCCGCTCTGGTACTTCGGTGGCATGGCATCGTATCCCTTGGGTACTTGGCTGTTATGGTATTTGGAGCGAGTCAAGCCGTGATCAATACTACGATACCTTATGCGCCATCGATCATCGTATTGTCTTAGCAGGCGAGCACTGCTCACATATTCCAGCATGGCAAGAAGGCGCGATACTATCCGGTATGGACGCTGCAACACGTTTGCATCAACGAGCCAAAAGTCTAGGCTAA
- a CDS encoding hemerythrin domain-containing protein, which produces MKRAKQLQPLSRQHHLGLNIGRHGKECADNPEQIAEHWQALSSYMGDMQDHFRLEDDLIVEGLQPYRKEEPEVAAVLDKLEGQHKELRELTADIAATLKTASSLPSVEQVRALAGLLYDHVRFEERELFPVTEKYLTESELDAIYKASPDDIKHLDELR; this is translated from the coding sequence ATGAAACGTGCCAAACAGTTACAGCCTCTATCGCGACAGCATCATCTTGGCTTAAATATCGGGCGTCATGGCAAAGAGTGCGCTGATAATCCAGAGCAGATCGCTGAACACTGGCAAGCGCTATCGTCTTATATGGGTGATATGCAGGATCACTTTAGACTCGAAGATGACTTAATTGTTGAGGGCTTGCAGCCTTATCGCAAGGAAGAACCCGAGGTCGCCGCTGTGCTTGATAAACTGGAGGGGCAGCATAAAGAGCTGCGTGAGCTTACTGCCGATATTGCCGCCACTCTAAAGACAGCATCGAGCTTGCCTAGCGTCGAACAGGTTAGAGCGCTGGCAGGCTTATTATATGATCATGTCCGTTTTGAGGAGCGCGAGCTGTTCCCCGTTACCGAAAAATATCTGACAGAGTCTGAGCTTGACGCTATTTATAAAGCTAGTCCAGATGACATTAAGCATTTAGATGAGCTGCGTTAA
- a CDS encoding cytochrome c, translated as MQPTSIRLSASVLGLLLSLVSTAAFADSEPTVGTLSPISLPNVSPANSDLANRGAYVARTADCMACHREDYSGGVAIETPIGNIYSTNITPSRRYGIGNYTEADLKKALQKGRSPEHQIYPAMPYPSYHGMSDDDISALFAYFQTVPPVEEPPEKTTKLPFPLNIRTLMLAWNVINVPSTENRTGLTPVQQRGEYLVNNTEHCGTCHTPRNLTQGLDKDRYLSGAPLGKWFAPNITPDNNTGIGRWSEDDIVTYLRTGKLDKRAYAGGPMAEAVAHSTRYLTDADLSAMAAYLKVVPVIKTDDYLIPLNTARLPNPISSSITYDLIEQEKYISQAKANSVTNASINSINSPKALYLTHCVSCHGVDGYAQPDARYASIVGLSSIRRAKPDALVNVIGFGAKGALNTAPKMPGFEKDLTHAQIASIANYVRVNFGGLATSTVTESDVKNIMK; from the coding sequence ATGCAGCCCACATCTATAAGACTTTCAGCATCAGTATTAGGATTGTTACTTAGTCTAGTATCTACTGCTGCATTTGCTGATAGCGAGCCAACTGTTGGCACTCTTAGCCCAATTAGCTTGCCCAACGTTAGCCCTGCCAATAGTGATTTGGCTAATCGTGGCGCTTATGTGGCGCGTACTGCTGACTGTATGGCTTGTCATCGCGAGGATTATAGTGGCGGTGTGGCGATTGAGACGCCTATTGGCAATATTTATTCAACCAATATTACGCCTTCTCGTCGCTACGGTATTGGTAATTATACTGAGGCAGATCTCAAAAAAGCGCTGCAAAAAGGCCGTTCGCCTGAGCATCAGATTTATCCAGCCATGCCCTATCCTTCCTATCATGGTATGAGCGATGACGACATTAGCGCCCTATTCGCTTATTTCCAGACTGTGCCGCCCGTAGAAGAACCCCCTGAAAAAACCACTAAGCTACCGTTTCCGTTAAATATTCGGACGTTGATGTTGGCTTGGAATGTCATTAATGTGCCCTCCACCGAGAACCGCACAGGATTAACGCCAGTGCAGCAACGCGGAGAATATTTAGTCAATAATACCGAGCACTGTGGGACTTGTCATACTCCGCGCAACTTAACACAAGGTCTCGATAAAGACCGCTATCTCTCTGGCGCGCCACTGGGCAAATGGTTCGCGCCAAATATCACTCCTGATAATAATACGGGTATTGGGCGCTGGAGCGAAGACGATATCGTCACTTATCTACGTACTGGAAAACTTGATAAACGCGCTTATGCAGGTGGACCGATGGCTGAAGCGGTCGCTCATAGTACGCGCTACTTAACTGATGCAGATTTGAGCGCTATGGCGGCTTATCTAAAAGTCGTGCCTGTTATCAAAACGGATGATTATCTTATACCTCTAAATACAGCTCGCTTGCCAAACCCTATCAGTAGCTCTATTACTTACGATTTAATTGAGCAAGAAAAGTATATATCACAGGCCAAAGCTAACTCTGTAACTAATGCCAGTATTAATAGTATCAATTCGCCCAAAGCGCTATACCTCACGCATTGTGTCAGCTGTCATGGTGTCGACGGCTATGCTCAGCCCGATGCTCGTTATGCCTCGATAGTAGGGCTTAGCAGTATTCGCCGCGCCAAACCTGATGCGCTAGTGAATGTTATTGGCTTTGGCGCAAAAGGCGCGTTAAATACTGCCCCGAAGATGCCAGGTTTTGAAAAAGATTTAACCCATGCACAGATTGCCAGTATTGCTAATTATGTACGCGTTAATTTTGGTGGTTTAGCCACTAGTACTGTCACAGAAAGTGATGTCAAAAACATAATGAAATAG
- a CDS encoding DUF1971 domain-containing protein: MNRQVIPSHWKIKRSTHFFTKDKVPKALLTHHNTAKGVFGQICVMQGVVTFYGFANEAATDPEQTIVIEAGQFAVSPPEYWHRVELSDDAQFNINFWTEGGNESKNEGKSLFNSSTIHSKPIEKLFDKPEE, encoded by the coding sequence ATGAATCGTCAAGTTATTCCAAGTCACTGGAAAATAAAACGTTCTACACATTTTTTCACTAAAGATAAAGTCCCTAAAGCTCTGCTGACTCATCATAATACCGCTAAAGGCGTCTTTGGCCAAATTTGCGTCATGCAAGGGGTGGTTACTTTTTACGGCTTTGCCAATGAGGCGGCAACTGATCCTGAACAAACTATCGTGATTGAGGCAGGACAATTTGCGGTTAGTCCGCCTGAGTACTGGCACCGTGTCGAGCTCAGCGATGATGCGCAGTTTAATATTAACTTTTGGACAGAAGGCGGCAATGAGAGCAAAAACGAGGGCAAGTCACTGTTTAACAGCTCAACTATCCATAGTAAGCCGATTGAAAAGCTGTTCGATAAGCCAGAAGAGTAG
- a CDS encoding cytochrome c has product MIKPNLFALSVITVAFSATTLSGCSRYSKEQTAHTAPTLANLQEAQNVFDNQASRNNGAWGGVYMSKDELRAPQANIVDIDSIPLMAADIDLQPWLKKFEGSLQGKKGFFSTDGKKLYDDSCAGCHMQDGMGAQGAGYYPALANNTKMQSKYYIISTVINGLRGMPSFHSMMSDQQIAAVTQYVHSDLNSFTDIVTADNVAQLRHEFPPGSDPSE; this is encoded by the coding sequence ATGATAAAACCTAACCTGTTTGCTCTATCTGTGATAACCGTAGCGTTTAGCGCTACCACTTTATCTGGCTGTAGTCGTTATAGCAAAGAGCAAACTGCTCATACCGCACCGACGTTAGCTAATTTGCAAGAGGCGCAAAACGTATTTGATAATCAAGCCAGCCGTAATAATGGCGCTTGGGGCGGCGTGTATATGTCTAAGGACGAGCTTAGAGCGCCACAAGCTAATATCGTCGATATCGACTCGATACCACTAATGGCAGCGGATATTGACTTGCAACCTTGGCTTAAGAAATTCGAAGGTAGTTTGCAAGGTAAAAAAGGTTTTTTTAGTACGGATGGTAAGAAGCTCTATGATGATTCCTGCGCAGGTTGCCATATGCAAGACGGTATGGGCGCTCAAGGCGCAGGCTACTATCCAGCGCTCGCTAATAATACTAAAATGCAATCGAAGTACTATATCATTAGTACCGTTATCAACGGTCTACGCGGTATGCCAAGCTTTCATAGCATGATGAGCGATCAGCAGATAGCCGCGGTCACGCAATACGTGCATAGTGATTTAAATAGTTTTACCGATATCGTCACTGCGGACAATGTCGCGCAATTACGTCATGAGTTTCCGCCAGGATCTGATCCAAGTGAATAA
- a CDS encoding phosphoethanolamine transferase: MLHSQALSADSTQAHTKKSYLSKVFDREINLSFLIIIIALYLVATANIGFFAQVLSIYPFSSNVGFIVSITGLLFGLMWLVIQLLCYRPIAKPVLIALVLIAAVCGYFTDAYGTIFDRSMLVNSLQTDQAEAMGLMAPSFFIRLLFLGVVPAVIIAKLRIKHAPLRRAILQKAATLIAAIALVAVCLLPFGDQYATFFRQHKMVRSYANPITPIYSVIKFGMDYTAELRRPETMIMHATDAKRSTANGRTAKPKLMVFVVGETVRADHIGLNGYQRDTMPLLARQPDIYSFKNASSCGTSTAYSVPCMFSYANRSDYNPDEADYNENVLDTLNKQGVNVIWRDNNSSSKGVADRVTFEDFKTSDLNPNCDDECRDSGMLDGFDKLVKTEAPAKDTLILLHQMGNHGPAYFKRYPKEFEEYQPVCMTNELSKCDDQAVINAYDNAIRYTDYFLNNVIDTLKDYQQEYDVVMVYVSDHGESLGENNIYLHGMPYAIAPAAQKQVPIIIWSPTDNSIDKNSLTDMINQPVSHDFITPTVLNFFGITTDEVAAAPTFFKSTR, encoded by the coding sequence ATGTTACACTCTCAAGCACTTAGCGCTGACAGTACTCAAGCTCATACCAAGAAAAGCTATCTAAGCAAGGTTTTTGATCGTGAGATTAACCTTAGCTTTTTGATTATCATCATCGCGCTGTATTTAGTCGCTACTGCAAATATTGGCTTCTTTGCACAAGTATTAAGCATATATCCTTTTAGCTCGAATGTTGGCTTTATAGTCTCTATAACAGGCTTGTTATTTGGCTTAATGTGGCTAGTTATTCAGTTGCTATGCTATCGACCAATCGCCAAACCTGTGCTAATAGCTTTAGTTCTGATAGCGGCTGTTTGTGGGTATTTTACCGATGCTTATGGCACCATATTTGATCGTAGTATGCTGGTCAATAGCTTACAGACTGATCAGGCAGAAGCGATGGGACTGATGGCACCAAGTTTTTTTATTCGGCTGCTGTTCTTGGGCGTTGTACCTGCTGTTATTATTGCTAAGCTTCGTATAAAGCACGCTCCCTTAAGACGCGCGATACTGCAAAAGGCAGCCACTTTGATAGCGGCTATTGCCTTAGTAGCCGTGTGCTTATTGCCCTTTGGCGATCAATACGCCACCTTTTTTCGCCAGCATAAAATGGTGCGCAGTTACGCCAATCCTATCACCCCTATTTATTCTGTCATCAAGTTTGGAATGGATTATACTGCTGAGCTGCGACGCCCTGAAACAATGATCATGCATGCCACTGATGCCAAACGTAGCACCGCTAATGGTCGTACAGCAAAACCTAAACTCATGGTATTTGTGGTAGGTGAAACGGTACGCGCGGATCATATTGGCCTGAACGGTTATCAGCGCGATACAATGCCACTACTCGCCCGCCAACCCGATATTTATAGCTTTAAAAACGCGAGCTCTTGTGGTACTTCTACAGCTTACTCAGTGCCTTGTATGTTTAGTTATGCTAATCGTTCAGACTATAATCCTGATGAAGCAGACTATAATGAAAACGTGCTCGATACGCTCAATAAACAAGGTGTAAACGTCATTTGGCGTGACAATAATTCTAGCTCTAAAGGCGTGGCGGATCGAGTGACTTTTGAGGACTTCAAGACGAGCGATCTTAATCCAAATTGTGATGACGAGTGCCGCGATAGTGGTATGCTCGATGGTTTTGATAAGCTTGTAAAAACAGAAGCTCCTGCTAAAGATACCCTTATTTTATTACATCAAATGGGCAATCATGGCCCCGCTTATTTTAAGCGTTACCCTAAAGAGTTTGAAGAGTACCAGCCTGTCTGTATGACTAATGAGCTGTCTAAATGCGATGACCAAGCGGTTATCAACGCTTATGACAATGCCATTCGTTATACCGATTATTTCTTGAATAACGTTATTGATACGCTAAAAGATTATCAGCAGGAATATGATGTGGTAATGGTATATGTTAGTGATCATGGCGAGAGCTTAGGTGAAAACAATATCTACTTGCATGGTATGCCCTACGCTATAGCACCTGCTGCGCAAAAGCAGGTTCCTATCATTATTTGGTCGCCTACTGACAATAGCATTGATAAAAACAGCTTAACGGATATGATTAATCAGCCTGTATCACACGATTTTATTACCCCAACTGTACTTAACTTTTTCGGTATTACCACCGATGAGGTAGCAGCAGCGCCAACCTTTTTTAAGTCTACTCGTTAA
- a CDS encoding ferric reductase-like protein: MQTNHLISSHNDSKLTAVARVLWIILILGIGISAGGYALLIWGDATVQLLSATDKHFWYLSRASGIVSYSLFWLAMVFGLLLSTRLGKTFNNARVFALHQYLSLIAVGFAAFHAGILLADNYLNLNLWQILLPFGFQTDRVGVALGQLGFWLLFICAFSFYIKQYLGQSAWRWLHFLTFMAYMLISIHVFMVGSDSRALPLLLFYAVSQTVVFLLISYRLLMLRQLR, from the coding sequence ATGCAAACGAATCATCTTATTAGTAGTCATAATGACTCTAAATTGACAGCAGTAGCTAGAGTCTTATGGATTATATTAATTTTGGGCATTGGCATTTCGGCTGGTGGCTATGCACTTTTAATATGGGGAGATGCCACTGTTCAATTACTGAGCGCCACTGATAAGCATTTTTGGTATTTATCGCGAGCCAGTGGAATTGTCTCCTATAGCTTATTCTGGTTAGCGATGGTTTTTGGCTTATTGCTAAGTACCCGTTTAGGCAAAACTTTTAATAATGCTCGGGTATTTGCACTGCATCAATATTTAAGTCTAATTGCAGTGGGCTTTGCCGCCTTTCATGCTGGTATATTGTTAGCAGATAATTATCTAAACCTTAATTTATGGCAGATATTACTGCCCTTTGGTTTTCAGACAGATCGTGTGGGTGTTGCATTAGGACAGCTAGGGTTTTGGCTGTTATTTATCTGCGCTTTTAGCTTTTATATTAAGCAATACCTTGGCCAATCGGCCTGGCGATGGCTACACTTTTTGACCTTTATGGCTTACATGCTGATCAGTATTCATGTGTTTATGGTGGGATCTGACAGTCGAGCACTGCCATTATTATTATTTTATGCAGTCAGTCAGACGGTGGTGTTTTTACTGATAAGCTATCGGCTATTGATGTTAAGACAACTCAGATGA
- a CDS encoding YceI family protein, producing the protein MVRFFLRQYLTHFYKGLSLLLIIVSSTATSYAASYVIDSTQTNVRFALDNLKTSSTTGGFYNVKGQLQYDPSSKVGTISLIIPIKSLDTGNKAFNLKLTGPEFFDIQQFPLARFESSKWYFNNSKTSPQVTQVDGNLTLHGETHPISLRANKFECSLNPTVKKEVCGGAFTATIDRTKWNINKYILFGMTKNLTLNIQVEATKQ; encoded by the coding sequence ATGGTAAGATTTTTTCTCAGGCAATACCTAACACATTTTTATAAAGGGCTATCGCTATTACTGATCATAGTCAGTAGCACTGCTACCAGTTATGCGGCCAGTTACGTCATTGACTCTACTCAAACTAATGTACGTTTTGCGCTTGATAACCTCAAAACCTCTAGCACTACTGGCGGCTTTTATAACGTTAAGGGACAGCTCCAATATGATCCAAGCTCAAAAGTGGGCACTATCTCGCTTATTATCCCTATCAAATCTTTAGATACAGGTAATAAGGCTTTCAATCTTAAACTAACAGGTCCTGAATTTTTTGATATTCAGCAGTTTCCTTTGGCACGTTTTGAGTCTAGTAAATGGTATTTTAATAATAGTAAAACCAGTCCACAAGTCACTCAAGTCGATGGCAACCTTACCTTGCATGGTGAAACTCATCCTATCAGCTTAAGAGCGAATAAGTTTGAATGCTCCCTAAATCCTACTGTTAAAAAAGAAGTCTGTGGCGGCGCTTTTACAGCGACCATTGACCGAACCAAATGGAATATCAATAAGTATATTTTGTTTGGTATGACTAAGAATCTCACTTTAAATATTCAAGTTGAAGCCACTAAACAATAG
- a CDS encoding VIT family protein: MHHSIHDEAHLSNRNHWLRAAVLGANDGLISTASLLVGVAAANPSHQTLLLTGVAALTAGALSMAAGEYISVSSQADTEKADLKKELYELTHNAERELIELTKIYETRGLDHTLAHQVAVALTEHDALEAHARDEIGLTDLSQAKPIHASIASGLSFIAGALLPIIGIMILPESTLVWSLATVTLIGLTLLGLVSARLGGAPIVPATTRVVVWGALAMLATSLIGRLFGVAV; encoded by the coding sequence ATGCATCACTCTATTCATGACGAGGCACACCTAAGTAATCGTAATCATTGGTTGCGGGCAGCAGTACTGGGAGCAAATGATGGTTTGATTTCAACCGCCAGTTTATTAGTCGGCGTGGCTGCGGCAAATCCAAGTCACCAAACGTTACTATTAACGGGAGTGGCAGCATTGACTGCAGGCGCTTTATCGATGGCGGCTGGTGAATATATCTCAGTATCTTCACAAGCAGATACTGAAAAAGCGGATCTGAAGAAGGAGCTCTACGAGTTAACTCATAATGCTGAACGCGAGCTTATTGAGCTGACGAAAATATATGAGACACGTGGACTTGATCACACTTTGGCGCATCAGGTCGCGGTAGCATTAACCGAGCACGATGCGCTTGAAGCTCATGCTCGTGATGAAATAGGCCTGACTGATCTTAGCCAAGCAAAGCCGATTCATGCGTCAATCGCCTCAGGGTTATCGTTCATTGCTGGTGCCCTATTACCTATTATTGGCATTATGATCTTGCCTGAGTCAACGCTAGTCTGGTCATTAGCGACTGTAACCCTGATAGGTTTGACTTTGCTTGGGTTAGTGTCCGCACGCTTGGGCGGTGCGCCTATTGTTCCTGCTACCACTCGAGTAGTGGTTTGGGGCGCGCTTGCCATGCTAGCAACGTCGTTGATTGGGCGCTTATTTGGGGTAGCGGTTTAG
- a CDS encoding FAD:protein FMN transferase, translating into MINNVSHENAPQLATIKLYAMGCHIQISLNTARLNTERLSTPYSQASIDQQVALLADDIQQQLVYWEHIFSRFDDTSELMTLNSNTGQWTNVSAELFAMLQRAIYFVPKTQGLVTPTLLKSMWVAGYKQSFEALPKHAISSLPISTTNTASTAITGASLQDTSVTNDAQLNHANQHAERIRMRLLDNGQQQICLPTGMALDLNGYVKGWCAMQLAEQISQLHNWHFPCLVDMGGDIAIGVPSDQDIDKPIVWGVAVAKPHLMNGEPIQDQEDVAILAIKSGGVATSGQDYRRWWHKGQWQHHLIHPHYSRPVSSDVLTATVLADDTLMAEVYAKYCVLLGVNEAMAWLNKNHIAALLIATDNQVLTSHAISSNLVHSESIAI; encoded by the coding sequence ATGATAAATAACGTATCTCATGAAAATGCACCACAACTGGCAACGATTAAGTTGTACGCGATGGGTTGTCACATTCAAATCAGCTTAAATACTGCAAGGCTAAATACAGAAAGGCTGAGCACGCCATACTCGCAAGCGTCTATAGACCAGCAAGTCGCTTTATTGGCAGATGATATTCAGCAGCAACTCGTCTACTGGGAGCACATCTTTAGTCGTTTTGATGACACTAGCGAGCTGATGACCCTCAATAGTAATACTGGCCAATGGACTAATGTGAGCGCAGAATTATTTGCGATGTTGCAGCGTGCCATTTATTTTGTGCCAAAAACTCAAGGCTTAGTAACCCCAACTTTACTAAAATCTATGTGGGTAGCGGGCTATAAACAGTCATTTGAAGCGCTGCCAAAACACGCTATATCATCCCTGCCCATTAGCACTACCAATACTGCTTCAACCGCTATTACGGGGGCAAGTCTACAAGATACGTCTGTAACGAATGATGCTCAATTAAACCACGCTAATCAGCACGCAGAACGTATCCGGATGCGCTTATTAGATAATGGGCAACAGCAAATTTGTCTACCAACGGGTATGGCGCTAGACTTAAATGGTTATGTCAAAGGCTGGTGCGCTATGCAATTGGCTGAGCAAATTAGCCAACTGCATAACTGGCATTTTCCCTGTTTAGTAGATATGGGTGGTGATATAGCGATTGGTGTCCCAAGCGATCAAGACATAGATAAGCCTATCGTTTGGGGAGTTGCTGTCGCCAAACCGCATCTTATGAATGGCGAGCCAATTCAAGATCAGGAAGACGTCGCAATCCTTGCTATCAAATCTGGCGGGGTCGCAACCTCAGGTCAAGACTATCGGCGCTGGTGGCATAAGGGCCAATGGCAACATCATTTAATCCATCCTCATTATTCTCGTCCAGTAAGCAGTGATGTCCTAACCGCAACTGTACTCGCTGACGATACCCTAATGGCGGAGGTGTACGCTAAATACTGTGTGCTACTTGGCGTTAATGAGGCAATGGCATGGCTTAACAAAAATCATATTGCGGCACTTTTGATTGCTACGGATAACCAAGTACTGACCTCCCACGCCATTTCTTCAAATTTAGTTCATTCAGAATCAATAGCGATTTAA